Proteins encoded by one window of Pan troglodytes isolate AG18354 chromosome 16, NHGRI_mPanTro3-v2.0_pri, whole genome shotgun sequence:
- the LOC100608872 gene encoding creatine kinase U-type, mitochondrial isoform X2: MPVKVRTGRSIRGLSLPPACTRAERREVERVVVDALSGLKGDLAGRYYRLSEMTEAEQQQLIDDHFLFDKPVSPLLTAAGMARDWPDARGIWHNNEKSFLIWVNEEDHTRVISMEKGGNMKRVFERFCRGLKEVERLIQERGWEFMWNERLGYILTCPSNLGTGLRAGVHIKLPLLSKDSRFPKILENLRLQKRGTGGVDTAATGGVFDISNLDRLGKSEVELVQLVIDGVNYLIDCERRLERGQDIRIPTPVIHTKH; encoded by the exons ATGCCAGTAAA AGTCAGAACTGGCCGAAGCATCCGAGGACTCAGTCTGCCTCCAGCTTGCACTCGAGCAGAGCGACGAGAGGTGGAACGTGTTGTGGTGGATGCACTGAGTGGCCTGAAGGGTGACCTGGCTGGACGTTACTATAGGCTCAGTGAGATGACAGAGGCTGAACAGCAGCAGCTTATTGAT GATCACTTTCTGTTTGATAAGCCTGTGTCCCCGTTGCTGACTGCAGCAGGAATGGCTCGAGACTGGCCAGATGCTCGTGGAATTTG GCACAACAATGAGAAGAGCTTCCTGATCTGGGTGAATGAGGAGGATCATACACGGGTGATCTCCATGGAGAAGGGTGGCAACATGAAGAGAGTGTTTGAAAGATTCTGCCGAGGCCTCAAAGAG GTGGAGAGACTTATCCAAGAACGTGGCTGGGAGTTCATGTGGAATGAGCGTTTGGGATACATCTTGACCTGTCCATCTAACCTGGGCACTGGACTTCGGGCAGGAGTGCACATCAAACTGCCCCTGCTAAGCAAA GATAGCCGCTTCCCAAAGATCCTGGAGAACCTAAGACTCCAAAAGCGTGGTACTGGAGGAGTGGACACTGCTGCCACAGGCGGTGTCTTTGATATTTCTAATTTGGACCGACTAGGCAAATCAGAG GTGGAGCTGGTGCAACTGGTCATCGATGGAGTAAACTATTTGATTGATTGTGAACGGCGTCTGGAGAGAGGCCAGGATATCCGCATCCCCACACCTGTCATCCACACCAAGCATTAA
- the LOC100608872 gene encoding creatine kinase U-type, mitochondrial isoform X1 → MAGPFSRLLSARPGLRLLALAGAGSLAAGFLLRPEPVRAASERRRLYPPSAEYPDLRKHNNCMASHLTPAVYARLCDKTTPTGWTLDQCIQTGVDNPGHPFIKTVGMVAGDEETYEVFADLFDPVIQERHNGYDPRTMKHTTDLDASKIRSGYFDERYVLSSRVRTGRSIRGLSLPPACTRAERREVERVVVDALSGLKGDLAGRYYRLSEMTEAEQQQLIDDHFLFDKPVSPLLTAAGMARDWPDARGIWHNNEKSFLIWVNEEDHTRVISMEKGGNMKRVFERFCRGLKEVERLIQERGWEFMWNERLGYILTCPSNLGTGLRAGVHIKLPLLSKDSRFPKILENLRLQKRGTGGVDTAATGGVFDISNLDRLGKSEVELVQLVIDGVNYLIDCERRLERGQDIRIPTPVIHTKH, encoded by the exons ATGGCTGGTCCCTTCTCCCGTCTGCTGTCCGCCCGCCCGGGACTCAGGCTCCTGGCTTTGGCCGGAGCGGGGTCTCTAGCCGCTGGGTTTCTGCTCCGACCGGAACCTGTACGAGCGGCCAGTGAACGACGGAGGCTGTATCCCCCGAG CGCTGAGTACCCAGACCTCCGAAAGCACAACAACTGCATGGCCAGTCACCTGACCCCAGCAGTCTATGCACGGCTCTGCGACAAGACCACACCCACTGGTTGGACGCTAGATCAGTGTATCCAGACTGGCGTGGACAACCCTGGCCACCCATTCATCAAGActgtgggcatggtggctggagaTGAGGAGACCTATGAG GTATTTGCTGACCTGTTTGACCCTGTGATCCAAGAGCGACACAATGGATATGACCCCCGGACAATGAAGCACACCACGGATCTGGATGCCAGTAAA ATCCGTTCTGGCTACTTTGATGAGAGGTATGTATTGTCCTCTAGAGTCAGAACTGGCCGAAGCATCCGAGGACTCAGTCTGCCTCCAGCTTGCACTCGAGCAGAGCGACGAGAGGTGGAACGTGTTGTGGTGGATGCACTGAGTGGCCTGAAGGGTGACCTGGCTGGACGTTACTATAGGCTCAGTGAGATGACAGAGGCTGAACAGCAGCAGCTTATTGAT GATCACTTTCTGTTTGATAAGCCTGTGTCCCCGTTGCTGACTGCAGCAGGAATGGCTCGAGACTGGCCAGATGCTCGTGGAATTTG GCACAACAATGAGAAGAGCTTCCTGATCTGGGTGAATGAGGAGGATCATACACGGGTGATCTCCATGGAGAAGGGTGGCAACATGAAGAGAGTGTTTGAAAGATTCTGCCGAGGCCTCAAAGAG GTGGAGAGACTTATCCAAGAACGTGGCTGGGAGTTCATGTGGAATGAGCGTTTGGGATACATCTTGACCTGTCCATCTAACCTGGGCACTGGACTTCGGGCAGGAGTGCACATCAAACTGCCCCTGCTAAGCAAA GATAGCCGCTTCCCAAAGATCCTGGAGAACCTAAGACTCCAAAAGCGTGGTACTGGAGGAGTGGACACTGCTGCCACAGGCGGTGTCTTTGATATTTCTAATTTGGACCGACTAGGCAAATCAGAG GTGGAGCTGGTGCAACTGGTCATCGATGGAGTAAACTATTTGATTGATTGTGAACGGCGTCTGGAGAGAGGCCAGGATATCCGCATCCCCACACCTGTCATCCACACCAAGCATTAA